AGCATAATCAAGTGTAAAGTCAGATGTTTTATCTAATGTAACGCTATCGTGTCTTTCAGAATACAGTAAAGCAGAAAGCATTGAGAGTGTTAAAGCAGAAGCGAATGTAAGTTGAAACCTTTCTCAATTTGTGTTTAATAAAGGGTTGTTTTCTTTATGGGGCAGTGGAAcactttcatttctctttctagTACTCTCCTGAGcattgtttaaagaaaaatgctgaagaagCCTTTCAGAAGTATCTCCTTACATATTTTGCACCAGCATATTTATGTTTTGTATGTCAGTATATAAATTTGGATAGGTAAAAGACGACCTAAATCTGCTCATTATTACAAATATATTTGGCTCCTAAACTTTATGAGAGATTGcctcattttatatttttaattgattaCTGTAAATTGTGTATCCTTGCTGTGGTTTACTGGAAATTTCCCTGTTCTCTCTGGACACCTTTGAGAACTTGAGCAGATGCAGTGCAGGCTAATTATATCTAAGCAGAAACCCCCAAATGGACAGTATAGATGATCCTGTGGTCTGGTCTTGTCTAGTATACTGTCTTGAAAGTGTCCAGCAACAGATCCAAAGGAAGGAATATCACAACATGGCAATTGTTCAGGAATGTTTCATTGGAATATCTCATAGTCCATGAACTGCAAATCTTAGAAGCTGTCAGAGCCAAAGCTCCCATCATCTTGTAATTCACATCCCTCAGATGAACTATACCTTTATGGACTTACTCAGTTACTTGTTAAGTATTATTAAACTCTTACAGTCCAAAATATCATATGGCAAGGAATGTGGTACTTTGGGTAGATCTTGTGAGGACTGCTTGATTCTGgctttaggggtttttttttcctggtttttgaTCATGCTGCCTGCTCATCTTCCTTGGTGGGATTACTGGGCCCCTCATAATAGATAGGCTATTGTCATATCCCTCAGtcatttctttctgattttgtaGAACAGTAATAGATGCAGTCAGTAGTTGTTCATAAGGTTTTGCATGTGGATCCTCCTTGTCTTTCAGACCTCTTGCTTTGCTTGTTGGGACTCATGGTtcatttttatgcttttgttCTTTTGCTTAACTTGACATAGTTTACATTCTTGATTTGATACAAGTTTGGCTTTGAGAAAGAtgatttcctaatttttaaaatctctcttTTCTATGTGGTTAGTCTTAAAGGTTTCCTTTTGGCACCCtatcctcctcttcctccctgccctgaaAAACTCCAGTGTGCAGCCACTGTGGTTTGAATAATCTGCCAGCTCTTCCATTCTCTTTGCAGCATTAGTGAGCATGACATGCATGTCTACCTTGTGGTGATTAAACTTTTGCTGTATCCTTACCTACTTTGTCAGTGTAGGCAAATATGGTGTTGCTGTCAGTTAAAGCTTAGTTCAGGAATAGCTTTGTTGGCTTCAAGTACAGAAATGCATAATGGCCAGATTTTTAAGAAGCTGTTTATTCTGCAGTTGTGTATaataagtggaaaaaaaaaaaacaactaacaaATCTGTTCCTATCTTTAGactactgctgctgttttttttaactcttaaaAAATTAGGAGTATTTGTGGTAATAAATAGTGTAGTGTTTTAAAGCcattatttgccttttttttaaacaggtaTGAACAACAGAGGGATAACCTGTCACAGCAGTCTTTTAATATGGAACAAGCTAATTACACTATTCAGGCACTGAAGGATACAAAGACAACGGTACCAGTTTGTTTATCACACTTGTTTAATTTGTTTACTCTGTGCTACATCAGATCCAAGCATGATGTTTGACTCTTCTAGGTGGATGCAATGAAACTGGGGgtgaaagaaatgaagaaagcTTACAAGCAAGTCAAGATTGATCAAATTGAGGTAAGCTTTTATAGTTGAAAtaattaaagaacaaaaataatgtaCTGAAATAATGGTGAGTAGACAATGAACTTGAAGTCGAGATGATTATTTTTGTTCACATGAATTTGTCTGCCTTTTGTATGGAACCACCATCATAATTCCTTCCTGATTTTTCTGCTACTGCACAATCAGTGGTTTGCCTTATTGTAGTGATCATTGTTTCCTTGCTGAACTAATCTTTAATCTCACCACTCCTTTCCTTGCACTTCAGCATAAATGTTAGTGGATACTTCCTGCTatggctttttttgtttccttttagtAGTAACGTGCAGATTCAAGGTAGTGCATGATGAAAAAGAACGAAACCTAAAccaaaaacaaataacaaaaaaaacaacaacaacaaacccccaaaccacTAACCAAACATCAGCAAGGGCTGGCCCTGACTTcagaaaatgcataaaaaatCTCCCATAAGGTCtctaaatataatttcaatATGCTGCATTTAAGCTTTTACCCAATGCCAGTGCTGAATTCCTTTAAGTTATCTTTCCTATTCTGTCTTTTATAAATGGCCTGCACTGTAAACCTTTAGGCAAGTATTGTTTCCTTAACCTGTACTCAAGTAGAGTGCCAGTAAAAGTGCTAATGTATTTTCTAAATTCTGCTGTGGCACAACTCAGGTTAGTGCTTATTTTCCAGATGGTAGATTTGTCTAAATTTCctactttttctgcttttcaagtACTCCTGTCCTGAATGTGTATGTTTTGACTTGTATTAATACTGCTtcaaaaaaaattgtttatgcATTAAAAGAGTTGAGTGTGTTTGTATGTTGGATTTACTAAACTTAATTTGAGTAAATAGGGACCAATTGAAAATGATTCTTGCTTCAGGACATACAAGATCAATTAGAAGATATGATGGAAGAAGCCAATGAAGTCCAGGAGGCACTGAGTCGTAGCTATGGAACACCAGAGATTGATGAAGATGATTTGGAAGCAGGTTAGGAAGGGGgaagatgatttttttatattactgAATGTAAAAATCATCATACTGTCGTGCAGTGATTGTTCATTTCCTTGGTCATATgctttaaatgtgttttaaagagctttgatagctttttttaaacactaaaGCTGCATTTCCTTTAAGAAGAGTAACAAGAGCATAGACAAACATGAGATACCAATGGAATGCTACAAGGCAGGGAAGAAGGTGCTCTCcagtgtgtgtgtttatttctgACTGATGGCTGATGCTAAGTGAGTCTGAATATAAGCATCCAGTAGGAATCCTGAGTTTCTGTAAGAGCAGCTTTTCTCTTGCAAAAGGAACTTCTTGCATAATGTTTCAACCAACATAATTCCATTTCAGAACTGGATGCATTAGGTGATGAGCTTTTAGCTGATGAAGACAACTCCTACTTAGATGAAGCCGCATCCGCTCCAGCAATCCCAGAGGTCACTCCTACAGACACAAAAAACAAAGTGAGTCCTTTTCTCCTTAACAGctaaatccatttttatttggtttgggaTAATCACATTTGGGTTGGTTGCTTGATATTTGGGATCCTTAATATTTTGAACAAAAAAGCGTGCTTAATGTTATGTATGCTATTTATATAGTATATGTATGGATGATAAAGACAGAATTTGAGGATACAGTGTACTGAATGCACTTAACTATGTTTAAAATCATTAGAATGACATTTTGTCAATCCTATCAAACACTGTTAGACTGCCAGTAGAATTTAAGTATACCATTATGGCTCTAGTcttaaaaccagaagaaaagcTTCTGTATGTTTGCTTTTGGGGCTTTAATCGAGCCTCACAGTGAGGAAGAACACcagtgcttttgttttgattcCAGCTGTCACACAGTGGCAATTGCAGATACAGACACTACACATAGAAGTAGTAAGGAAGCTTCTATAAAATGTTCTGATTGCTGGAAAGTTGTTAACCcgatgtttctttttctttcctacagGATGGCGTATTGGTGGATGAATTTGGGTTGCCAAAGATCCCTGCAACATAAATGTTTTAGAAGCACAATGGATACAATGAACTATACTTTTCAAATTGTATTGAGaatcttttttaatttaaaattctggaGAACTTGTCCTTCCAGTGTAACCTTAATATCACTACATCCTAGAATGCAATATGAGTGGCTGGTGGTGTTCTTTCTTTGGAGAAAGGTGTTCTACTACTGACTTCTGTTAAGGAAAAATTCATCCCAGTTCCCTTCAGTGGAAGCAGTCAGTCTGATAGGTTTTGATTTCCGTATCTTATGGACAAAGTAAAACGTGAAGATTAGTGGTGGCTGTCGATAGCTGAGGTTTGACTTTGTACTATGTTTCTCTTTCTTGAGACTAAGACTATACGTTGCTGCTTAACTCTGTAAAATAGCTCTCTTATTACTACGTCTGTTTGATAAAAGAactgaaagcaatttttaaactaCTGCAGTCCTGAGACTTTCATGCGATTGTACTTGTAACCTTCTTGAAAACCGCTCGGGTTATCATTGACTTTATGTATTCCATGGAGACATAAAATCAAGTAGATTAGCAGATCCCTTTGTGTGGCGTTTTTGGCGATTAATTCGGTGCGAAGATCGGGGCGGGGGGCAGGTTATCAGCGTCACGGGCACAGGGCTCGCCGAGGCAGAGCCAGGTTCGGaatggggaggaagaggagccgTTCTCGGCGGGCGCTCCGCCGGGAGCCGCGGGCGGGACGGCCGGGAAAGCGGCGTGGCCGGGAAAGCGGCGTGGCCGGGAAAGCGGCGTGGCCGGGAAAGCGGCGTGGCCGGGAAAGCGGCGTGGCCGGGAAAGCGGCGTGGCCGGGAAAGCGGCGTGGCCGGGAAAGCGGCGTTCCCGGCTCTTCTGCGGAAGTGACGCGCTCCGGCCGCGCCGCCGACGGTTCTGTGGCGGGGCGAGATGGCGGCGCCCGGAGCCCCGGTCACCGTCACCGTCACTTACAGTAAGCGCCCGGGGCaggggcggcgggcggggggcgcaTCTGCGGCCGCGGGGCCTCTCCCGGCCCTTccccgccccgctgcccgccATCCCcgagcggcaccgggagccgCGGCGGCACCGGCGGGGGGGAgagcggggcggccccggcctGGGCTCCATCCCGGCTGCGGAGGGAGGCTTCGCTCCCTTCTGGCCACGGCTTGCCCGTGTCTGCAGGCGTAGGTGTGCTGAGGGGTGCTGGTGGGAGCAGTGACGCGGCGGCCTTTGCcgggagcagagcagaggtcGTCTGAGGGCGACGAGGGTCATGGGGGGCTGGAGCGTCTCTTAAAAGGAAGAGGTGAGggctgggcctgttcagcctcgAGGAGACATGACAGAGGCATCATTGATGTGAGTGAATATCTGAGGAGGGGATGCCAAGAAGATGGAGTCAGGCTCTTCTCAATGCTGCCGAGCAATAgaacaagaggcaatgggcagaaactgatgcacaggaagttccacctgaatataAGGAAAAACGTCCTTATTGTGGGAGTGAGTGTGCCTTGGtacaagttgcccagagaggttgtggagtctccctcactggagatactcaGGAACTGtttggacacaatcctgtgccagTTGCTCTAGGATGACTGAAATTGGACCAGAGGACCCACTGTGGTTCCTTCAGGCTggcccattctgtgattctgttgtTTGGGTAATCTTCATTTAGATGAAATATATTGCTGAAGTCAGCACTGCATGTTAAAAGCAAGTGCTACCCTGTAGGCTTTCTTCTGGTTTGTTGAAGAGACTGGGATGTTTGCAGCTAGTGAGCT
The nucleotide sequence above comes from Oenanthe melanoleuca isolate GR-GAL-2019-014 chromosome 2, OMel1.0, whole genome shotgun sequence. Encoded proteins:
- the CHMP5 gene encoding charged multivesicular body protein 5, which translates into the protein MNRFFGKAKPKAPPPSLTDCIGTVDSRAESIDKKIARLDAELVKYKDQMKKMREGPAKNTVKQKALRVLKQKRMYEQQRDNLSQQSFNMEQANYTIQALKDTKTTVDAMKLGVKEMKKAYKQVKIDQIEDIQDQLEDMMEEANEVQEALSRSYGTPEIDEDDLEAELDALGDELLADEDNSYLDEAASAPAIPEVTPTDTKNKDGVLVDEFGLPKIPAT